A window of Aerococcus urinae contains these coding sequences:
- a CDS encoding FtsW/RodA/SpoVE family cell cycle protein has protein sequence MRLIHSASQGKASQAKSNKKSKKARKKAKFSHPIFQNFSWGLNQHILIPSFLLLVLGLIGVFSASSYRSLQETGYESATTYIVRQVVFAFIGTVVGLVTYRFKPDYFRKPKFRSGLLLVMTVLLLVVRFLMPAINGAKGWIILGPISIQPVEFLKPVMILLWADYLDRHRLAILNKGFFKTVKANLVLPLALFFWLGLVLTFPDTGGVLLLGLILGGMTLASGISSKYTLRTLGLGALAYVLVIGLLNLFDFSGSGDVNYRIQRFISFTDPFKVAKTSGLQLVNSFYALAMGGLLGQGPGNSIQKTGYLPEAHTDFIMAIIGEEYGFIGLFVILALYFYLTFYIFYRAKKIQNNFYQLVMIGVGFYFLSQAIVNLGGITGLIPITGVTFPFISYGGSSIMTTGIMVGLALAIDYRNRRMVLAQQLS, from the coding sequence ATGCGATTGATTCATTCAGCTAGTCAAGGCAAGGCTAGCCAAGCAAAATCCAATAAAAAAAGTAAAAAAGCCAGAAAAAAAGCCAAGTTTTCCCATCCGATTTTTCAAAACTTTTCCTGGGGTTTAAACCAGCATATTCTGATTCCTAGTTTTCTCTTGCTAGTGCTCGGTCTGATTGGGGTCTTTTCGGCTTCAAGCTACCGGTCTCTCCAGGAAACTGGCTATGAATCGGCCACCACTTATATTGTCCGCCAGGTTGTTTTTGCCTTCATTGGGACAGTTGTTGGCTTGGTGACTTATCGTTTTAAGCCTGATTACTTCAGAAAACCTAAGTTCAGAAGTGGCTTGCTCCTAGTGATGACGGTCCTCCTCTTGGTGGTGCGCTTCCTGATGCCAGCCATTAATGGGGCCAAGGGCTGGATTATTTTGGGGCCGATTTCGATTCAACCGGTCGAGTTTCTTAAGCCCGTGATGATTCTGCTCTGGGCCGATTATCTAGACCGCCACCGTCTGGCGATCTTGAATAAGGGCTTCTTTAAGACGGTGAAGGCCAACCTGGTCCTTCCTTTGGCCTTGTTTTTCTGGCTGGGGCTGGTCCTCACTTTCCCAGATACTGGGGGAGTCCTCCTACTAGGCTTAATCTTAGGGGGCATGACCTTAGCTTCAGGCATTTCCAGTAAGTATACTCTTAGAACCCTGGGACTAGGCGCCTTAGCTTATGTCCTCGTGATTGGTCTCTTGAACCTCTTTGATTTTTCGGGCTCAGGGGACGTCAACTACCGGATACAGCGCTTTATTTCCTTTACTGATCCCTTCAAAGTCGCCAAGACTTCGGGACTGCAATTAGTTAATTCCTTCTATGCCTTAGCCATGGGGGGCTTACTGGGGCAAGGACCGGGGAACAGTATCCAAAAGACCGGCTACCTGCCTGAAGCCCATACCGACTTTATCATGGCGATCATCGGTGAAGAGTACGGCTTTATAGGCCTCTTTGTGATCTTGGCCCTTTATTTCTATCTCACCTTCTATATTTTTTACCGGGCTAAGAAAATTCAAAATAATTTCTACCAATTGGTCATGATTGGCGTGGGTTTCTATTTCCTCAGCCAGGCCATTGTCAACCTGGGCGGGATTACTGGTCTTATCCCCATTACCGGGGTTACCTTCCCCTTTATTTCCTACGGGGGTTCCTCAATCATGACAACTGGAATTATGGTAGGATTGGCCCTAGCCATTGACTACCGTAACCGCCGCATGGTGCTTGCTCAACAGCTTTCTTAA
- a CDS encoding inositol monophosphatase family protein → MDLNKRAQLVRQWVYQAADQIHEGLKNPLIVKTKSNPKDLVTNLDQSTEKFIRSQIKTHFPNDKILGEEGGQGQIDNLQGPVWIIDPIDGTTNFVCQHNHFAIMVAFALDGDVQLGAIYDVMNDDYFSAVKGQGIQRNGQAYQVPYDDLAISESLIALNRQILLDDRYHAKDLVSQSLGIRYNGSAGLEILNVLKGELSLYAALALKPWDLAAGVALVNESPLKLTQLDGQALNLMQANASVIAYPSAYQTFRDLYDRSVQEGD, encoded by the coding sequence TTGGATTTAAATAAACGTGCCCAATTGGTGAGACAGTGGGTTTACCAAGCTGCTGATCAGATCCATGAAGGTTTGAAGAATCCCTTGATCGTTAAAACCAAGTCCAACCCTAAAGACCTAGTGACTAATCTCGATCAATCGACCGAAAAATTTATCCGCAGTCAGATTAAGACCCACTTTCCTAATGATAAGATCTTAGGTGAGGAGGGCGGGCAAGGTCAGATTGATAACTTGCAAGGGCCAGTCTGGATCATTGATCCTATTGATGGGACCACAAATTTTGTCTGCCAGCATAATCACTTTGCTATTATGGTGGCCTTTGCCTTGGACGGGGATGTCCAACTTGGCGCCATCTATGACGTGATGAACGACGATTATTTTTCAGCCGTCAAGGGCCAAGGAATACAACGTAATGGTCAAGCCTACCAGGTCCCTTATGACGATTTAGCCATTAGTGAGAGTTTGATCGCCCTTAACCGACAAATCTTACTCGATGACCGCTACCATGCTAAAGACCTGGTTAGTCAGTCCCTAGGGATTCGCTACAACGGCAGTGCGGGTTTGGAAATTCTCAATGTCCTAAAAGGGGAATTGTCTCTATATGCCGCCTTAGCCCTCAAGCCCTGGGATTTAGCGGCAGGGGTGGCCCTGGTCAATGAAAGTCCTTTGAAACTGACCCAGCTCGATGGCCAAGCGCTTAACCTCATGCAGGCCAATGCTTCTGTGATTGCCTATCCTAGTGCCTATCAGACCTTCCGTGACCTCTATGACCGTTCAGTACAAGAAGGTGATTAG
- the typA gene encoding translational GTPase TypA codes for MGNRNDIRNVAIIAHVDHGKTTLVNQLLEESDTLDERTQLADRAMDSNAIERERGITILAKNTAVNYKGTRINIMDTPGHADFGGEVERIMTMVDGVVLVVDAFEGTMPQTRFVLQKAFEAGKPAVVVVNKIDKPAARPLEVVDEVLDLFIELGADESQIEFPVVYASAVNGTSSLAPDPQKQEKTMDPLFDSILENIPAPEDNEDEPLQFQVCMLDYNDYVGRIGVGRVFRGTIRVGDTVTLNKLDGSQKNFRVTKLFGYLGLDRIEIDEAKAGDIIAVSGMEDIYVGETVTDTEVQETLPALHIDEPTLQMTFLTNDSPFAGREGDKVTARKIEERLKYELHTDVSLRVEDTDQPDQWVVSGRGELHLSILIENMRREGFELQVSRPKVIRKVIDGVECEPFEAVQIDTPEEYQGAVIQSLNERHGTMRNMENTGRGTARLEYLVPSRGMIGYSTEFVQMTHGYGILNHTFEQYQAVIKEEIGGRRNGALVSTETGKATTYGIMQVEDRGTIFVEPGTEVYEGMIVGENAREADIDVNIVRSKNLTNVRSATKDQTATIKAPRILNLEQSLEFMDDDEYCEVTPENVRLRKQILNKSERARYNKRKKKND; via the coding sequence ATGGGAAATCGCAATGATATTCGTAACGTCGCAATTATTGCTCACGTTGACCACGGGAAGACAACGTTGGTGAACCAACTCTTAGAAGAATCAGATACACTGGATGAGCGTACCCAGCTGGCTGACCGTGCCATGGATTCCAATGCGATTGAACGTGAACGCGGAATTACTATCTTAGCCAAGAACACCGCGGTGAACTACAAGGGCACCCGGATTAACATTATGGACACTCCCGGCCACGCCGACTTCGGTGGGGAAGTTGAACGGATTATGACCATGGTGGATGGCGTAGTTTTAGTGGTTGACGCCTTTGAAGGCACCATGCCCCAAACCCGTTTCGTCCTACAAAAGGCCTTTGAAGCGGGTAAACCAGCTGTGGTCGTGGTGAATAAAATCGATAAACCCGCAGCCCGTCCCTTAGAAGTGGTTGATGAAGTCTTAGACCTCTTCATCGAACTGGGAGCTGATGAGAGCCAAATTGAATTCCCAGTGGTTTATGCTTCAGCTGTGAACGGGACTTCAAGTCTAGCTCCAGATCCCCAAAAACAAGAAAAGACCATGGATCCGCTCTTTGATAGTATTCTGGAAAATATTCCTGCCCCAGAAGATAATGAAGATGAACCCCTCCAATTCCAAGTCTGCATGCTCGATTATAATGACTATGTAGGTCGTATCGGAGTGGGCCGGGTCTTCCGTGGAACCATTCGAGTAGGCGATACCGTGACCTTAAACAAGTTAGACGGTAGTCAAAAGAACTTCCGGGTCACTAAATTATTCGGTTATCTCGGTTTAGACCGGATTGAAATTGATGAAGCCAAGGCCGGCGACATCATTGCCGTTTCCGGGATGGAAGATATCTACGTGGGTGAAACCGTGACCGATACTGAAGTTCAAGAAACCCTACCAGCCTTACACATTGACGAACCTACCCTACAAATGACCTTCTTAACCAATGACTCACCATTTGCTGGTCGTGAAGGGGATAAGGTGACCGCACGTAAGATTGAAGAACGCTTGAAATATGAACTTCACACCGATGTTTCCTTACGGGTTGAAGATACCGACCAACCAGACCAATGGGTCGTTTCTGGTCGTGGGGAACTCCACCTTTCTATCTTGATTGAAAACATGCGTCGTGAAGGCTTCGAACTTCAAGTTTCACGGCCTAAAGTTATCCGCAAGGTAATCGATGGGGTAGAATGTGAACCTTTTGAAGCAGTACAAATCGATACCCCAGAAGAATACCAAGGAGCTGTGATTCAGTCCTTAAATGAACGTCACGGGACCATGCGTAATATGGAAAACACTGGACGGGGAACCGCGCGTTTAGAGTACTTAGTGCCTTCCCGGGGAATGATTGGTTACTCTACTGAATTTGTGCAAATGACCCATGGTTACGGGATCTTAAACCATACCTTTGAACAATACCAAGCTGTCATTAAGGAAGAAATTGGTGGCCGGCGTAATGGGGCCTTAGTTTCTACCGAAACTGGTAAGGCTACCACTTATGGGATCATGCAGGTTGAAGACCGCGGGACCATCTTTGTTGAACCAGGGACTGAAGTCTATGAAGGCATGATTGTCGGAGAAAATGCCCGTGAAGCGGACATTGACGTGAATATTGTTCGTTCTAAGAACTTAACTAACGTCCGTTCAGCAACCAAGGACCAAACCGCTACCATCAAGGCACCGCGGATCCTAAACCTGGAACAATCGCTTGAATTTATGGATGACGATGAATACTGTGAAGTGACTCCAGAAAATGTGCGTCTCCGTAAACAAATCTTAAACAAGAGCGAACGGGCCCGTTACAATAAACGTAAAAAGAAAAATGACTAA
- a CDS encoding pyruvate carboxylase, whose product MIKKVLVANRGEIAIRVFRACYELGIETVAIFAREDETSVHRFKADESYLVGAGKKPVDAYLDIEDIIRIAKETQADAIHPGYGFLSENQEFASRCREEGIIFIGPNTDTLDMFGDKIKAKAAAHQAGIQEVPGTEGDVESVEEVKIFAKKAGYPIMVKAALGGGGRGMRVVRSDDEVEEAYNTAKSEAKTAFGSDEIYAEKYIENPKHIEVQILGDQAGNVVHLWERDCSIQRRHQKVVEMAPSVSLDHDLRLRICQAARQLMVNVGYVNAGTVEFLVSGDDFYFIEVNPRVQVEHTVSEEITGIDIVQAQIQIAAGKTLEEIGIPKQEDMPLIGYSIQCRITTEDPANHFFPDTGKINTYRSPGGFGLRLDAGNGYTNTEVSPYYDSLLTKLVSHSMTFEDTVRKMVRGLREYRIRGVHNNIPFLMNVLTHPTFTSGQATTTFIDNTPELFDFPKERNRDRGNKILQYIGDTTVNGFPGLQQKDKPHYRPAHIPDIEEVTVDRPSAKQVLDQAGVSGVQRYIHDTKEVLLTETTMRDAHQSLIATRMRTRDMLKAAEQMEAANPAIFSQEVWGGATFDTAYRFLTEDPWVRLEKLRQAMPNTLLQMLFRGSNAVGYTAYPDNVLRAFIKQAAETGIDVFRIFDSLNWSKQIERPLEFVKETGKIAEAAMCYTGDILDPNRSKYDLNYYINLAKELQTMGADIIAIKDMAGLLKPQAAYVLISELKDKIDVPIHLHTHDTSGNGIMMYSEAVRAGIDIVDVATSAFSSTTSQPSMTSFYYALEHNDRKPTINVKNAQAMNQYWSGVRTYYEDFASGLKTPETEIYRTEMPGGQYTNLQQQAASVGLGDRWEEVKVMYHDVNLLFGDIVKVTPSSKVVGDMALFMVQNDLSIEDFYEKGKTIDFPDSVIEFFQGKLGQPAGGFPADVREIILKGADYTEERPGDLLEPVDFDQVKAELSEKLGDEVDNKDVLGYLMYPKVFTDYREKIARYSDISNVDTPTFFNGMRQGETITVEIEKGKVLLIRLIEIGEADHSGQRIIYFDLNGQRREIAVQDAHYTNVVASRPKADTNNPNHIAATMPGSILKVEINEGDHVSAGQVVLVTEAMKMETTIKAPKAGKVRQVTVQAGEQVEIGDLLIELETE is encoded by the coding sequence ATGATAAAAAAAGTCTTAGTCGCCAACCGTGGCGAGATTGCGATTCGGGTCTTTCGGGCCTGTTATGAATTAGGCATTGAAACTGTGGCTATCTTCGCCCGTGAAGATGAAACCAGTGTCCACCGTTTTAAGGCTGATGAATCCTACCTGGTTGGCGCCGGCAAGAAACCTGTTGATGCCTATTTAGACATTGAAGATATTATCCGCATCGCTAAGGAAACCCAGGCTGATGCCATCCATCCCGGCTATGGCTTTCTCTCTGAAAATCAAGAATTTGCTAGTCGCTGTCGGGAAGAGGGGATTATCTTCATTGGACCAAATACCGATACCCTAGACATGTTTGGGGACAAGATTAAGGCCAAGGCGGCTGCCCATCAGGCGGGCATCCAAGAAGTTCCCGGGACTGAAGGGGACGTGGAATCGGTTGAAGAGGTCAAGATTTTTGCTAAGAAGGCTGGTTATCCGATTATGGTTAAGGCCGCTCTAGGTGGCGGTGGCCGTGGTATGCGGGTCGTTCGTTCTGACGATGAAGTGGAAGAAGCCTATAATACCGCTAAAAGTGAAGCCAAGACTGCCTTTGGATCCGACGAAATTTATGCGGAAAAATACATTGAAAACCCTAAGCATATTGAAGTCCAAATCTTAGGTGACCAGGCCGGCAATGTGGTCCACCTATGGGAGCGGGACTGTTCGATCCAGCGCCGCCACCAAAAAGTGGTAGAAATGGCGCCTTCCGTTTCCTTAGACCATGACTTAAGACTACGAATTTGCCAAGCAGCTCGGCAATTGATGGTCAATGTGGGCTATGTTAACGCGGGGACTGTGGAATTCCTGGTTTCTGGTGATGACTTCTACTTTATTGAAGTCAATCCCCGGGTCCAAGTGGAACATACGGTCAGTGAAGAAATAACCGGTATCGACATTGTCCAAGCTCAGATCCAAATCGCAGCGGGGAAGACTTTAGAGGAAATTGGAATTCCTAAGCAGGAAGACATGCCTCTGATTGGTTATTCCATCCAATGTCGGATCACGACTGAAGACCCGGCCAACCATTTCTTCCCTGATACCGGGAAAATTAATACTTATCGGTCACCAGGTGGATTTGGCCTGCGTTTAGATGCCGGGAATGGTTATACCAATACCGAAGTGTCGCCTTACTACGATTCCCTCTTAACCAAGCTGGTTTCCCATTCCATGACCTTTGAAGACACGGTGCGCAAGATGGTCCGGGGGCTACGGGAATACCGGATCCGGGGCGTCCACAATAATATTCCTTTCTTAATGAATGTGCTCACCCATCCGACTTTCACCAGTGGCCAAGCCACCACAACCTTTATCGACAATACACCAGAACTTTTCGACTTTCCTAAGGAACGTAACCGTGACCGGGGCAATAAGATCCTCCAATATATTGGGGATACCACGGTCAATGGTTTCCCAGGCTTACAACAAAAAGATAAGCCCCACTACCGTCCGGCCCATATTCCTGACATAGAGGAAGTGACCGTAGACCGACCAAGTGCCAAACAGGTCCTCGACCAAGCGGGCGTTTCCGGCGTCCAACGCTATATCCATGACACTAAGGAAGTCCTCCTAACCGAAACCACCATGCGGGACGCCCACCAAAGTCTGATTGCGACCCGGATGCGGACGAGAGATATGCTCAAGGCCGCTGAACAAATGGAAGCGGCTAACCCGGCCATCTTCTCCCAAGAAGTCTGGGGCGGGGCGACCTTTGATACGGCCTATCGTTTCTTAACCGAAGACCCTTGGGTACGCTTAGAGAAACTTCGTCAGGCTATGCCCAATACCCTTCTGCAAATGCTCTTTCGAGGGTCCAATGCGGTGGGCTATACCGCCTATCCGGACAATGTTTTACGGGCATTTATTAAACAAGCGGCAGAAACGGGGATCGATGTCTTTCGAATCTTTGACAGTTTGAACTGGTCCAAGCAAATTGAACGGCCCTTAGAGTTTGTCAAGGAAACTGGAAAGATTGCCGAAGCAGCCATGTGTTATACCGGGGATATCTTAGATCCTAATCGCAGCAAGTATGACCTCAATTACTATATCAACTTAGCCAAGGAACTCCAAACTATGGGAGCGGATATTATTGCCATTAAGGATATGGCGGGGCTCTTGAAGCCACAAGCAGCCTATGTCTTGATTTCTGAATTAAAGGACAAAATCGATGTACCGATCCATCTTCATACCCATGACACCTCAGGAAATGGGATTATGATGTATTCGGAAGCGGTTCGGGCTGGCATCGATATTGTGGACGTGGCCACTTCAGCCTTCTCCTCAACCACCAGCCAACCAAGTATGACCAGTTTCTACTATGCCTTGGAACACAATGACCGTAAGCCAACAATTAACGTGAAGAATGCCCAAGCCATGAACCAATACTGGTCAGGTGTGCGGACCTATTATGAAGATTTCGCCTCTGGATTAAAAACCCCAGAAACCGAAATTTACCGGACCGAAATGCCAGGAGGCCAGTATACCAACCTCCAACAACAGGCTGCTTCTGTTGGCTTAGGCGACCGTTGGGAAGAAGTCAAGGTCATGTACCACGATGTCAACTTGCTCTTTGGCGACATTGTCAAGGTAACCCCCTCCTCTAAGGTGGTCGGTGATATGGCCCTTTTCATGGTCCAAAATGACTTATCCATTGAAGACTTCTACGAAAAGGGCAAGACCATCGATTTTCCTGATTCCGTGATTGAATTCTTCCAAGGAAAATTGGGTCAACCAGCAGGCGGTTTTCCAGCAGACGTTCGCGAGATCATCCTCAAAGGCGCTGACTATACCGAAGAACGTCCTGGCGATCTCTTAGAACCGGTTGATTTTGATCAAGTTAAGGCAGAACTAAGTGAAAAATTAGGCGATGAAGTCGACAATAAAGATGTGCTCGGCTATCTCATGTACCCCAAAGTCTTCACCGACTACCGGGAGAAGATTGCTCGTTATAGTGACATCTCGAATGTCGATACGCCTACCTTCTTTAATGGAATGCGCCAAGGTGAAACCATTACCGTTGAAATTGAAAAGGGCAAGGTCCTCCTCATTCGCCTGATTGAAATTGGGGAAGCCGATCACTCTGGGCAACGGATTATCTACTTCGACTTGAATGGTCAACGGCGGGAAATTGCCGTCCAAGACGCCCACTACACCAATGTGGTGGCCAGTCGTCCCAAGGCAGATACCAATAATCCCAACCATATTGCAGCAACTATGCCCGGGTCGATTCTCAAGGTGGAAATCAATGAAGGCGACCATGTCAGTGCTGGCCAAGTGGTCCTAGTGACTGAAGCCATGAAGATGGAAACCACCATCAAGGCACCAAAGGCGGGTAAGGTCCGTCAAGTCACTGTCCAAGCCGGCGAACAAGTTGAAATCGGAGACCTATTGATTGAACTAGAAACTGAATAA
- a CDS encoding UPF0223 family protein, translating to MKAYSYPFPFECSSQEIADVIALWVALEAAYEDGIDRQEFLDKYKGFKKIIPSKMEEKQLAKEFAQASGYELYPTVKKAQQESSKTIKMP from the coding sequence ATGAAAGCTTATTCTTATCCCTTTCCCTTTGAATGTTCTAGTCAAGAGATTGCTGATGTGATTGCTTTATGGGTTGCCTTGGAGGCGGCTTATGAAGACGGTATTGACCGCCAGGAGTTTCTCGACAAGTACAAGGGCTTTAAGAAAATTATACCAAGTAAGATGGAAGAAAAACAATTAGCCAAGGAATTTGCCCAAGCGTCTGGCTATGAGCTCTATCCTACTGTGAAGAAAGCCCAGCAAGAATCCAGTAAAACAATAAAAATGCCCTAA